One genomic segment of Paenibacillus durus includes these proteins:
- the nirD gene encoding nitrite reductase small subunit NirD, protein MTKMHIGNVADIDRKGSRTLKVNDMEIALFRLSDGEVLAVENKCPHKGGTLSEGMVCGSKVHCPLHDWRIDLHTGKVEDPDTGCVPTFEVEVDPATGAVYLTV, encoded by the coding sequence ATGACCAAAATGCATATCGGCAACGTAGCGGACATCGACCGCAAGGGCTCGCGGACCCTAAAAGTAAATGACATGGAAATCGCCTTGTTCCGCCTGTCGGATGGAGAGGTACTGGCAGTAGAGAACAAATGCCCGCATAAAGGCGGCACCCTGTCGGAAGGGATGGTCTGCGGCAGCAAGGTCCACTGTCCGCTGCATGACTGGCGCATCGATCTTCATACAGGTAAGGTTGAGGACCCGGACACGGGATGCGTGCCCACCTTTGAAGTTGAGGTAGATCCGGCCACAGGAGCCGTTTATCTGACAGTCTAA
- the cobA gene encoding uroporphyrinogen-III C-methyltransferase: MKTGSISIVGAGPGDPELITIKAVRRIREADVVLYDRLVSEELLDYARQGARLIYCGKAPGQHSMSQEQIEHVMIHQARQGHKVVRLKGGDPFVFGRGGEEALAAAEAGIPWEVIPGVTSAVGAAASAGIPLTHRGVAASFAVVTGSRCGDHETPVDWGHLARGVDTIAVYMGVGRLGQICEELLRHGKESSTPVALIENGTTSRQRTVIGTLDNIEQLASAFRIGNPAMIIIGEVVKVKEQLMKWTSAPSEQFG; encoded by the coding sequence ATGAAGACCGGAAGCATATCCATTGTCGGAGCGGGTCCGGGAGACCCGGAATTGATTACAATAAAGGCGGTGCGCCGTATCCGGGAAGCTGATGTTGTGCTGTATGACAGGCTCGTGTCGGAGGAACTGCTGGACTATGCGAGGCAGGGTGCGCGTCTCATTTACTGCGGAAAAGCGCCAGGTCAGCACTCCATGTCCCAGGAGCAAATCGAGCATGTGATGATCCATCAAGCCCGTCAAGGCCATAAGGTCGTCAGGTTGAAGGGCGGCGATCCGTTCGTCTTTGGCAGAGGCGGGGAGGAGGCTTTGGCCGCAGCCGAAGCCGGCATTCCCTGGGAAGTGATCCCAGGCGTCACTTCCGCGGTCGGCGCTGCGGCGTCCGCAGGCATTCCGCTAACGCACCGCGGCGTCGCAGCTTCCTTTGCCGTCGTAACCGGCAGCCGCTGCGGGGATCATGAGACGCCTGTGGACTGGGGGCATCTTGCCCGCGGCGTGGATACGATAGCCGTCTACATGGGCGTTGGCCGCCTCGGACAAATCTGTGAGGAGCTGCTGCGCCATGGAAAGGAAAGCTCGACGCCGGTTGCGCTGATCGAGAACGGAACGACCAGCCGGCAGCGGACAGTCATCGGAACACTGGACAATATCGAACAGCTTGCATCCGCGTTCCGGATCGGCAATCCGGCGATGATTATCATTGGGGAAGTCGTGAAGGTGAAAGAGCAGCTGATGAAATGGACATCGGCTCCTAGTGAACAATTCGGATAA
- a CDS encoding P-loop NTPase family protein yields the protein MSKQKRLIIIEGIPGSGKTTTASSVFERLITRRIKTRCFLEQEELHPLLLHGVNFNSFENEEDADLFIQLLSSRFFDFVQEQLNSPDEVIIIESVLFQDAINVSHLMGMNYVKLLDFSSRLLTILEPLNPILIYYYQMNVEKQWRFICDVRGNEWGPVSLHTDEEFKQAAEVWGKSQSFVRTVIDQWEVPKLIIENSEYLWSEYNHRINEFLDNLLIPSGKSISKI from the coding sequence TTGAGTAAACAAAAGAGATTGATTATTATCGAAGGAATACCAGGCTCGGGTAAAACAACAACGGCAAGCAGCGTTTTTGAAAGATTAATTACAAGAAGAATCAAAACTAGATGTTTCTTGGAGCAGGAAGAACTCCACCCGCTTTTATTACATGGAGTCAATTTTAATTCTTTCGAAAATGAGGAAGATGCAGACCTGTTCATCCAGTTACTGTCATCTCGGTTTTTTGACTTTGTTCAAGAGCAGTTGAATAGCCCTGATGAGGTCATTATTATTGAAAGCGTTTTGTTTCAAGATGCAATAAATGTCTCTCATCTTATGGGTATGAATTATGTTAAACTTCTCGATTTTAGTTCAAGACTTCTTACGATCTTGGAACCACTAAATCCCATCCTCATTTATTATTATCAAATGAATGTTGAGAAGCAATGGCGGTTTATTTGTGATGTACGTGGAAACGAGTGGGGGCCGGTCTCCCTGCATACTGATGAAGAGTTTAAACAAGCTGCTGAAGTTTGGGGAAAAAGTCAGTCATTTGTCCGTACAGTCATCGATCAATGGGAAGTTCCAAAACTGATTATTGAGAACAGTGAATACCTTTGGAGCGAATACAATCATCGAATCAATGAGTTTCTGGATAATTTACTAATACCAAGTGGAAAAAGCATCTCGAAGATATAA
- a CDS encoding YdeI/OmpD-associated family protein — protein sequence MSNSRLNPKVDEFLSKAKKWQEEFEKLRTIVLDCQLTEELKWGVPCYTFQKKNIVLIHGFKEYCALLFMKGALLQDVHGILIQQTENVQAARQIRFTNVQEIVAMKSILKAYIDEAIEVEKAGLEVNFKKNTEFNIPEELQNKFDEIPALKTAFDALTPGRQRAYLLYFSEPKQSKTRVSRVEKCMQKILDGKGLND from the coding sequence ATGTCAAATAGCAGATTGAATCCTAAGGTTGATGAATTTTTGAGTAAAGCCAAGAAGTGGCAGGAAGAATTTGAGAAATTGAGAACGATCGTTCTTGACTGTCAGTTGACCGAAGAATTGAAATGGGGTGTTCCTTGTTACACGTTTCAGAAGAAAAACATCGTTTTAATACATGGATTTAAAGAGTACTGTGCGCTTCTTTTTATGAAAGGCGCCTTGTTACAGGATGTCCATGGCATTCTAATCCAACAAACGGAGAATGTGCAGGCGGCGCGCCAGATCCGGTTCACCAATGTTCAAGAAATAGTTGCAATGAAATCCATCTTGAAAGCCTATATTGATGAAGCCATTGAAGTTGAAAAAGCCGGTCTGGAAGTGAATTTTAAAAAGAATACAGAATTCAACATTCCTGAAGAGCTTCAAAATAAATTCGATGAAATCCCTGCCTTGAAAACTGCTTTTGATGCATTGACGCCCGGACGGCAAAGAGCATACCTTCTTTATTTTTCTGAACCCAAACAATCCAAAACTCGAGTGTCAAGGGTTGAAAAATGTATGCAGAAAATTCTGGATGGAAAGGGATTAAATGATTAG